A portion of the Lolium rigidum isolate FL_2022 chromosome 1, APGP_CSIRO_Lrig_0.1, whole genome shotgun sequence genome contains these proteins:
- the LOC124664716 gene encoding uncharacterized protein LOC124664716: MGCISSKILTRSGSLQEKANRGFQRSGLVEDIILSNSKSSGDQFLALLRTSSAAARRSKADASDQSRAPAAAASKIETINVSDLLAGLEEEEYNTAEEEDEERERRDDRKEGAKISPRCLSDGAGGSARSFRTLEEFDAMVTRCSSPEQPEKRTVLASEPDASGSPTPQQSSSPEQPEPSAALALEPDVSVLPPRLPESSSSEQDAVATATSATPGQGEARGAKRRARARQLGELSAPAPAGFDFSKSGSLRDWLLGGGQIFSPGSYATPKFGKVAAVPSESEEHGERRAVFDPELVAQLEEAMEELSVDEERVLREVLEAIEAGETEGTESLERLGDRAAPPVVAVQD; this comes from the coding sequence ATGGGGTGCATCTCCTCCAAGATCCTGACGAGGTCGGGGAGCCTCCAGGAGAAGGCCAACCGGGGGTTCCAGAGGAGCGGCCTGGTCGAGGACATCATCCTCTCCAACTCCAAGAGCAGCGGCGACCAGTTCCTCGCCCTCCTCCGcacctccagcgccgccgccaggaGGAGCAAGGCCGACGCCTCCGACCAGAgcagagcgccggcggcggcggcgtccaagATCGAGACGATCAACGTGTCTGATCTTCTAGCcgggctggaggaggaagaatacaacaccgccgaagaagaagatgaagaacgcGAACGGCGGGATGACCGGAaggaaggcgcgaaaatttcgccTCGGTGCTTGTCGGATGGCGCCGGCGGGAGCGCGAGGAGCTTCCGCACCTTGGAAGAGTTCGACGCGATGGTGACGCGGTGCAGCTCGCCGGAGCAACCGGAGAAAAGGACAGTACTAGCGTCCGAACCGGACGCATCGGGGTCGCCGACGCCACAGCAGAGCAGCTCGCCGGAGCAACCGGAGCCTTCAGCAGCACTAGCTCTCGAACCAGATGTGTCGGTTTTGCCACCGCGGCTCCCGGAGAGCAGCTCCTCGGAGCAAGACGCAGTGGCCACGGCGACCAGCGCGACGCCCGGACAAGGAGAGGCCCGCGGCGCGAAGAGGCGGGCGCGGGCGAGGCAGCTCGGGGAGCTgagcgcgccggcgccggcgggcttCGACTTCAGCAAGTCCGGCAGCCTGAGGGACTGGCTGCTCGGCGGAGGGCAGATCTTCTCGCCGGGCTCCTACGCCACGCCCAAGTTTGGAAAAGTAGCGGCAGTGCCGTCTGAGTCCGAGGAACATGGAGAGCGACGCGCGGTGTTTGATCCGGAGCTGGTGGCGCAGCTGGAGGAGGCCATGGAGGAGCTGTCCGTGGACGAGGAGCGCGTGCTGAGGGAGGTGTTGGAAGCTATCGAAGCGGGAGAAACAGAGGGAACAGAGAGCTTGGAGAGGCTAGGCGATCGGGCTGCGCCGCCGGTGGTGGCTGTGCAGGATTAG